The Corythoichthys intestinalis isolate RoL2023-P3 chromosome 1, ASM3026506v1, whole genome shotgun sequence genomic interval GGGCACCTGCTGATAATCCGGAGCAGCGCGGAGAGGGTGAGCGGCCTTTCACTAAGTGTCTCTCCTGCCCTTTAGTACTGATGCAATTTGTTTCAGGACTGGTTGAAAGAACAACTCGATGGCTTTGACTACTGGATCGGCCTGAAGAGCCCATACCCGTGGAAGTGGATCGACGGAACTCCTTTGAAATCAGAACTAGCGTAAGCAGTATAAGGAAAGCGTAATGTAGACACGTAAAATTTGGGTACTTCCTACTCACTCATCACTATAACACCCAAAATGACAGCTGCACCCAAGGAAAAGTGCTTCTTCTTTGCTTTATAGGGAACTGAACAGCCTTATGTGGCGACTGCTATTATCGATAAGATGATTGGTAAAGCACGACCGAATCAGAATCGATCAAAATAACATCCCTCAGCGTATCTGCTTTTTAACAGGCCGTTTAGTTAAAAAGAATTtctgaaatgttttttgacaGGCCGTTTTGTTAAGAAGAATGGTTCTAgtcaaggctgatttatgcttctgcgttccgGTGACAGCGGAGCGACGCCGTAGGCCCTacgccagggttcactaaatccggaccccggtgccacttttcctgtcgtgttttccacgtctctctcccctaacacacctgaatcaaatgattatgtcatcagcaacctctccagaagcctgataatgatcctgattatattgattcaggtgtgttggagggagacatggaaaacacgacaggaaaagtggcatcgaggtccggatttagtgaagccTGCTCTACTCCGTCATTGCGCACTTGAACTTCTGCGTCACGGGAACgctttgctctgtaattcaccaccaTGCCACTAGAGGAGGTGTGGGCTTGAACAATTTTGCGCAACCGAAAAGagtgtatttgcagctgcagctaatcaatactgaacaacaaatgttgacgcGTGGGCAACACAGAAGACGTgtgcgaatgtttgaaaatggcggcggtgttgtgctgaaccggaaaaagagcggaccaatcacagtccttcaaCGTTTACGTCACGCGCGTGTGTGTTAACGGCGTAGAatatcttgccggaactccctgacataaggGTAGGCACGGAgccctttttttgggggggggggggggggggggttgtgcttttcgcacagttttaaatagagcacacaataaaacacaacaggtttcacacacacacagtggttagcacgtcggcCTCACAGTCCTGGGATCAAGGGTTTTTTGAAAAacgctctggccttcctgtgtggagtttgcatgttctgccCATGCCTGCTTGGGTTTTCTTCGGGTACTCCAGTttccccacatcccaaaaacatgcatggtaggctaatCGACCAcactaaattgtccctaggtacgagtgtgtgcgcgcgaatgtttgttcgtctccttgtgccctgcaattggctggtaaCCGATTCAGCGCGTACCCCGCctaatggttgttcgtctccttatGCCTTGCAATTGGCTGCTAACCGATTCAGCGCGTACCCCGTCTACCGCCCACAGTtatctgggattggctccagccgtGACCCtcttgaggataagcggctcagaaATGGAATGAATGAAAGGTTTCACACATGCATTACAGCATTACAGTGAAACGaggcataaatgagaaactgatttccatATATCCATTATTTTTTCACTGGTTTACAAAATTCCATCTAAAAGTCCATCTAAGAAACACACTTATAAGAAATAAATGtgatcattacaaaaaaaatcttcttaCTGAGCaaaatcatatatatatttttttaactatatATTTTTAAGGATAATTTCATgtattgattttgttttttgtttttctttttttgcactTGATTTGTAAATGCGACTGATGCTCAACTAGGGATGAGCTTCAGAGCAGCTGCCGAAAGGTTGTTTTATAGagtctacccacgtaccacgtgttcgctgtagggttccgcccacttgtccgtcaaaacgactctgtattagcattgttttcaattgatggcgcaatttaaaatgcatttcatggaagacccggtgctttctgatgccgcaaactcactggatctgttgcataaaaggcgttatgaggaaaagcttcgttctatacagtcgccagatccatatttgatgcccaaatcgatgtttttcgacccactgtcttcgccctgtctgcctgacatctgctacgctgatatttaaaatgatcttgtccacacaaaatcagcctattctcacgaaaaacttcaagagcttggacgcttataaatacttcgttgctggttgggtgaaacaggtcctcgtttggcaggaatctatcttgtgcttggaaaggtgagttacgaaattttcaattcgaattcttttgttattgctaacatccactgtcaagtgtaatgtatttcatgtcgtttgtcaatggagttaaggcttttaatgtttatatggtttagcgatagcactcacgacatacatacgtgtatgttgtcggtgattagcctagcaatgatcttaattgtggttatttgtcagccccgtagacgaggccagtttcttttacttggtaccagctaaatattattcaaaaaataacgatggtggaagaaagggaagtcacaaacatcttgaatttgaaactatgtcgtactacgtcgtatgttgtcggcgattagcctagcaatgatcttaattgtggttatttgtcagccccgtagacgaggccagtttcttttacttggtaccagctaaatatgattcaaaaaataacgatggtggaagaaagggaagtcacaaacatcttgaatttgaaactatgtcgtactacgtcgtatgttgtcggcgattagcctagcaatgatcttaattgtggttgtcaggccaaaaccctctaaatatatattaaatgcatcttaccagatataaaatgactactacatagtctgtggtgattttttggtgtccagtttcacgtcgaattgcagccgtccatttcgctcttctatttggatccctcggaatacggtaaaatttcaagtctctccttccatcttctctgttagtgcaaccaacagccacacacgccttcaccattttgattattaatgttaaggagcagaaaaacacgccgtaaatgggagaaatgtacgtagccgtaataggtaaacactatgttttgacggacaagtgggcggaaccctacagcgaacacgtggtacgtgggtagactCTATAGCAGGATCTCGTTATGAAAGGTACTTCTGTGCAGGCTCTGGGATGCAGGTGAGCCTAACCTCCAAAATGAAGACTGTGTTGAGATGGGGGGACGTCGAGGTCGCTTGAACGACCTCTCCTGCACCTCCCTTAGACGTTACATCTGCAAGCGATGCCAAGGTGAGTTGGCGCCTTCTGTTGGTGTGCACCAACTATACTACACTGCTTTCGATTAGAGCAGGGGATtctcaaactttttcctgtgagagccacataacttttcccttctctgatgaggggccgggtcagtttgtaacagaaaaagtgtgacgattgcaggagtgcctaaatgcaaaaatgaattgtttttcaggaacaaaagtaaataaaataaaaataataatataaaataaagataatatgtcaagttcaaaaatagatcttTAGGTAgacataaggagagaagacactcagttttcttggccaaggagagcaacatGTGACTCgtgagtcaccaaaattgatctcaaGGAAAAATatcctccttggtattttatttaggggtttgtcctaaacaAAGATGGATGTCGCCCTAAGGGAGGggagagcaagctggagacacccatgtggttttcgattggatatgtgtgtgcatgtaggtggaactaagtgaATACACATGTGGAAGCAAGAGCTTATGTaaacaatcatataaacagtcaaaataatccagacacttcagttatgcaacgctgcggccatggatggaaaattgtcctcgaaggtctagacggaagtccagacgccaggtgctgaagatgcctcggaaggtctagttacgcaatgatgcggccatgaagcaaaatagttgtcatcccgaccctcttttaccctttgtaacacttaagcattatactacaacctggtatagcaagcaataatcatttactggttatataagtaagaaaaatatggcattatgTATTTATGGtatgtatgagcacaagcaaatattcaatcaatcaaccaagcaaatatttaatcaatcaaacctcgataattacctcaacataatataatataatattatcactattaattaaatagataataaccaaatagccctctgggttcttcacagaaaaaagccaggaaataaataacactattggaaaaaaaagaaattgattgttcagggggccggaccgaatgtggaggcgggccgtagtttggagaGTGAATAATATAtgaatgtgagaggagaatatatGTGTGTGAGGGTGAATATGTATGTGAatggagaatgtatgtgtgtgtgtgtgagggccagaatgaaaaatgtcttgtacggcccctcatatAGTTCAGTTAGTCTTTCGTCTACTTTAAGAATGAGCTTGCATACGATTGATAATAGAGGCCTACTTGTACCACTAATACTTTTTCCATTCTGAGATTCAGGCATCATTATTAGCTGCCTATCAATCAAATACATTTGCTTAGTTGGCAAATTGTGCACTATCATACTTCTGACTCCGAGGCTGCAAGTGTTCTGCGCTCATATACATCTGTGAAATGTGACCGTGTTGCGGACGCAGCTTGAATGTGGTCTACCGATGGAGCACAGGATCACATAGTGTGCTGATTATTTAGCTGGGAAGATTCATGGCTTCCTAATATGCAATGTGCTCACTCACACTTAAAATCTTAATGTCAAATCTCATGTGTCCTACCCTGGTTGATGTTTGTTTCAATACCAGATAGCGATGAGATTATGTACAACGGCATTAAAGGCACTTGCAACCTCCAAGTGGATGTGTACCAGGTGAGTTGACGATTGTATGAGTTGTAGTTGGCATGTTCTGGAGGTTGCCCATAGCGATTAGCGCTTGACTGATATATCAATTTCACGCTGCCTTTATGTGTGCGTGCAGGAAGTTTCCGAAGTGCTGTTCAAAGAGCGTCTGTACGCTGGCTGCATCATCGTCATCCAAGGAAAAGTGAAGCCGAACCCAACCAAGTAATTGTCACCATTCCCCCACGTTGTGTTAGGTTCGCTGTTACAAGAACTACCTGTCTGTATTGCAGGTTTATCGTCCACCTATCTTTGGGCCACGGTGAAGACACCCCGATGCGCATCGAAGTTGATTTCAAAGATGGGGACCTTGAGCTATTGACCCGCATCGGGAGTCATGTTGATGGAAAGTATGTCAACAAGATCGTCAAAAAGGACTCCTTCCCCTTCGCAGCCGGAAGCGACTTTGAGGTCATTATGTCATTTTAGGCACACCATCAAATTACAAAAAATTGAGGTGGTTGGAGCTTCTTATCACGTCGGCTGGACTAATCATGCATTCTTTTACAGATGACCATCGAGTGCGGCGACGACATTTTCCGCTTGGCCGTCGGCAACGACTTTGAGGTGGAATACGAGAATGATGGTTATGATCTGCAAGATATCCACAGGCTGTTGGTGGAGGATGATGTGACAGTCACCAACGTCAGGCTGATTTGAGGCTGCCAGCGCAGTAAAATGGGAGGTGCTGCTTCTTCTCAGGATGTTGACGCCATGACGGCTCTTAACTAGGGTGACCGCCAGAggggaaagtggctagaattcattgctggaactccccgacatgaaggtcaccacggagccagaactttttttttacacacataaaaataaaacgctattacacatgcattaggctactgcattacacatcCTATCacaaggtaaacatgagaagttttttcattcaaaattgtatttttcaatgtaaCAGTTAATAAAATAGCAGAAACCCCAACCTCCTAatctttattttccctcatttcctcacgtcTAAATGCAAAAATTGAACTCCGAAAGAACATAGAATTacaattgtgaacattttttgtcaaataatcatgttataagtaacatacggtcacaaaaaatacaaatgacttacattatgcacagtgaaatggaatgtaTTTTGAAGATGGAACATTGActgttttaaattatatataaggCAATAAATAAGTAGCCAAACATAAATACgtacaaagtgcacattgacatggaagatgttctgaacctccccatctaacaaatgtaacaaaatTTAATGAAATAAGCCTCTTCAATTCTTTCCTCTCTGAAAGAGCTGAgcaattttctgttgaattgcCCTTTTTTTATCGCCTTAATTTTCCATGCGCACATTGACCCGACTCCTCGTACTTTATAACTGCTGCAGCAAAGGAGAGCTCTGTGCTGtccatggaataaataaatgtactgAATTATCGCCTTTCAAACAACACGAGTGTCCCATTTATCAAAGAcaatgatgaaagcaaagacgaTTCTCACTGCTCAGTTGTTTACAATAAGTGTACACTCAAAATAACGATTCAACCCACAATGCACTGTGGCCTTCCGATTGGCTGGCCTCTACAAGACACCACAACTTTAGTTTTGTACATGTGACCCTTCACCACTTAGGTATACATACACTGCCCATCCATATGTTATTATACACATACAGACATTTGTTTCCGAGGCAGAAACGTAACCGAAAGCATTCACgagtgtcaatgctaccgctagacaacgCACTGTGAAAGTGAATGAGCTTATGGGCAAAaccgtgacaaaaaaaaacagatgccgcgaattattctgaccagcaggtggcagcaacgcACCGCAAAGGGTCAACTGATGGCCCATATTATTGCATAAAGTCAGCACATCGACATTTACAGGAGatacttacagaaaggtgtatggagcacTATGAACACaatacaacagcataaacgtctctcaGAACTACTACTTCTCAcactactagtaggagccacgtcaacgcaggcaggtGATTCTCCTCAAATTTCAGGCCGGATGCAACGGACAGgacgtgaaaagtggacatgtccgggcaaagaggacgtttggtcatccAAGCAAACAGTCATGGCCGATAAAAACTAGATCACGATTGTGTacgatcggaaaaaaaaaacggacccaaaaagacatcaACACAACTGTTTCTCCACCAAGCATTGTGAGGAATGTTCACAGTCTATGTGCAGCGACTTTAATTCACTTTACAACGCATACTCACATCATCAATGAAGGAGCCgacgtacactgctggccaaaagtattggcacccatgcaattctgtcagttaatgctcgatttctcccagaaaatgattgcaattacaaatgcattgttAGTACTGCTTTGTCATGTACGTGTACAatcatttagtttattttttttgtctgtgaatttcaatctgtttgtcactagtaaacatccactccatttgaacaagGAGGGGGACAGCAAATACGTTCGTTCGCTTccagcccttccagttcaaatggagtggaggtttaagtgctgtcaatggcaacactTGGAAACTGTTCAGTTTTAGTCAATTTCAGCGACGCcgttggacaaaagcggtagtgttttgccttaaggcagACACACATCCAAATAGTGCTGTAAAATCAcgatggtcgcctgcagatggataaaacatttgtttccagcggctgtgtgaaggattaaAAGTaacaaggtaatgaatccagttgtggctaaacaataggataggatcaaggccggcccagcatatacgcagactatgcagctgcttagggcccctgaccactcgggggcggggccccaatctggaaacctcattttatacgttgttaatagagcatcgtgaataatgtggcgcgcattgccgttgatctatgcaaacatccattttcttgtcattacaatctggcaacctggggagtgacgttaaacctgctttgcgatgattggtgctcaaacttgcttggaaaatagatgcacagATATGTGGAAGAGAATTTATCCCTCTGGAgcagagaaaggaaagaagaaaatcggagaagaaaagaaacaacagtatagtgctgcaacgattaatcgatgaactcgagtattcgattagaaaaaacattcgaattaaatgttgttgcttcgagtattcgtttaatgaaagtggcgttgtcatggtttattttgaaagtgtttgcatttacttttattgattagggtggatacactgccctctggtctgcctctttttacatggctgaatccaactgctccctgttaagacaaacgtaagctaagtttttgtttgagctaatgttttttaatgcattcataatttagtttataggtatatttagccgttttttgtgggaatatgtgtctgaaccatttgttaagagcattgtgaaaaaaactttagcatttcatagcatttaagctagctgactttttctatgcaagttagccaattgttcttttgttgtacatagatcctcatttaaaaaaatatttatttttatatatatatatttatatatactctttgaggctgagctcaggtattttaatttttcatgttcctgatctgattactcgattattccaactgactagtccatcaattaatcgactactaaaatattctataGCTTCAGCCCTACAACAGTTTCGCGGTAATTGagcatgttgttgatgttgttgttgttgttgtgcaagacactccgACTTGAACGCTGTTGTCAGCAgagcttgtcaatatgtcgtactggtaattgccattagcTGCAGGGCAAAAGCCTGGAGCGAATCAAGTAAAGCCGAGCAAGCTGTCACCTGTCGGCAACGGCAAATGTACGGCTTCCGCTGATTGTAgtaaaacgaaatattggcataatatgcatttggactggagagcgtagatatagtcatttcattattatcaagtagtatgccaatcagaaaaaggtttggcgccatctactgtaagtactggcaatcgtttggggtgagaagtttgaagtatgcagtgcaacaaaatctgattaatatacaaaatgtggacgtatgggttggattgcatgtatgggtttcacagtactctgtgacgaaatggtgggccaaaaatatgggccccttggcattattttgcttagggcccctaagtggcctgggccggccctgcgtgCAAGTGCATCCAATCCACGGGGGAGAGACGAGATGGCAGCCCAGACTCGACAACCTCACCTGCACCTGGCCGAGCTCACAACCGCCCAGTTGATCGACATCTGGAAACACTTTGACATGGATGGTCAGTGacttttgctcttttttttttcccccttccatCAGAAGTTCATttcttaaaaagagaaaatgtgtTAACTATTAAACATTCATTTTCTTGACCCTGAATAAAAGATTTTGCAATTTTAATCctatatagggcactcatttttacacaacgtatggttgccattgacggcaccagACCTCCATATCCATTTTGGCTAGGAGAGGCTAGCAGCGACTGACCACTGCcaacccttccagtcaaaatgaattggatatctAGTGTCgccaatgacactgaaagatgagcattcacaaccaTTCTTTCCAGTTTAAATGAGTTGGATGTCTACAgctgtcaatagcaggcaatgagtaaaaTACTAAGAAGAACAAAAAGATAGACTTTGGAGTGTTATTGGAGATCATAACCACAGTGTGTAAATGAATGACATTTTTGATCTGTAAAATTAGTTGATTTCATGTGCTCGTTAGTAGGTCAGAATAAGGTTGGATATCGGCCAACTGTTGTAGTCGCACTTCCCGTTTTCATGGGATTACCTTCTCATGTCATTCAAACCCCCCCTCTGACCTCTGTTAAACCAAACCAGTCTTATTCCGAGCCAGTATTAACTCTCACCACAACAGCTTTCTGCTTGCATATATTGTAGGTGGTAAATGCTGGAGAGGACTGCAAGACATTCCAAATGTTGTTGTGAATTTGGTGATAAGACTTGGCTCAATTTGCTATGGTCAACGATGAGTTGAATCAAGAGCCAATGGACACGCATTGGACCCACTGGCAATTCCAATTTTGTGTTCAGACAAGATTAACACACAGAGCTGCCTCTGAATGATCGTGTTTTTgtgtcattgacggcgacaaacgtccagtccatttgctaATGGTGAAGTGATAGTCAAATAGCAAAAATAGTGGCGCTTCGATGTACGAGTGACCAGACTCAAGAGTTTTTCGAGGTCTGACCTGaggtggttaaaagcaaaagtagttatccaaaacattcctcaagtacaagtaaaaaatattcgttgaaaagaatactctagTAAGGAGTAACTTTgtcagtaactgcttacaatgtctgatgaaaaaaaaaaaaataataataatgttatatatttttttcaaagcacaacttcatctactaGTAGATGGACtgtcattatcatactgtactataacctatccggccaaaaagatgacacacaaaccctcaaattcagaccagaacaacacgaTGAATCACCAcccagagcatgagtgccctctagcggAGAACAAACATTGTTACCGCTACTTATaacgtataatggagtcatgtggttattgttgcgacgtctcattggtacaACTGAGACGGCCACTGTCGGCACCTCTGGCgagaataaagtcaatatgtacaataaagacgaaaaatgtaatgactctagtgtagcccaaagtagtggagtaagagttgtgtttcatcacaaatctactcaagtcaaagtaaaaagtatcgcGTGGTAAAACCataaggtggagtttgacttttctgGCAAGAGgggccaaaaatgttgatgaccccgaaacgcagtgtcagcaataaaatcaacttaCACGATATATGCtccgatagtagcttagcccatgctcgtacatacaggcatcccagctgtgtgtgtgtctgcgtatgtgcgtttttctgtcttacctcgtggagaagtagacgccgcatCTGTTTTGGCTGAATATTTCAGCCAGGAAcataatttataataatacgttgaaaatgaacttttttttttattttttaccttgtttccatttttggGGGTTAACGTCTGAAGTGGAGCCAACTGAaattccgctcaccattttggcgatgCTCTCcggtgtttcatggtccacatcttcagttcttggttctcgctcagtagttgttgtcgcttttgaaagcttaggtttgaaaaaaaagatgtatatccatcttgcctcttctgacctccagtgttttttgggggtggcttagcaaagcaaatgaccgtctctaaggtgctagttgtcAGGGAGCGCGGGCGGGcaaggtggacccaaatgcagggaaatgtaGGCGAGGCAGATgaatggtgcaaaaatgatttaattaaagccaacgaaaaacaaagtacaaacaaaggcTGTGATAATCCAAAGAAGGCACTGAGGCAAACAAAAACtgtcactaacaaaagactgcttttcaaaaactcacttggaacacaagggcttggatAGGCGTGAATACTGCTAATGAGAACCTGACATGGACTTTGACGTTGACATAGACActtacattgacaatgacgcaacaaggactgaaaagaaactgggtgcttttatacacacacacatgcagacaaggggtaacgagacaacgaggaacagctgggtaatacaGGAGGACTCACTATGTGCAGGCacgacaggtgaaatcaatgggtaatcacagagacaagtcacactaaggaaaaaaacaacacaaaacccaacactagtcacatgatctttttgaaaaatattttttttacccattacaaaaaatgttttttgttcatttcattcatttttgttgtttgttttattgctttacaacttttacagac includes:
- the LOC130919438 gene encoding galectin-4-like, whose product is MGGRRGRLNDLSCTSLRRYICKRCQDSDEIMYNGIKGTCNLQVDVYQEVSEVLFKERLYAGCIIVIQGKVKPNPTKFIVHLSLGHGEDTPMRIEVDFKDGDLELLTRIGSHVDGKYVNKIVKKDSFPFAAGSDFEMTIECGDDIFRLAVGNDFEVEYENDGYDLQDIHRLLVEDDVTVTNVRLI